A segment of the Cyanobacteria bacterium FACHB-DQ100 genome:
TCTGTGCTTCGTGATTCGGGCAGCGAGAGTTAACAAAACTGATTTTCCTTGAATCTGATTTAACACACCTGATCTAAGCTTGCTCATCTGCATCCTCATTGTGTATGTTAATTAAGTACGGTAAATTTGTCGAATTACCGTACTTAATTAATACAGCAAGGTGAGGTAGGACAGCTTGTCGTTAATAAATTTTAGTCATCAACGTGACTGCCTATGTCAGACTTCTTTTTTAAGACTGCTTCCCTCATTGCCCTGATGTGATCCAGAAATATGGCAAGGTCGATTGGACTCTTACGGGAGCGATATGATTAGAGTCAATCCCAGAAGTATGGCTGGGAACTGGTTCTGTCGATTCCTTCTACAAAAGTTACTCCGGGCGATCGTTTATTCGATCTTAATAGTGGTGAGTTGAAAATTAGTCGTTTAAGTAATCTATCAAAAGCCGTTCATTATGGTGGACTTTAATCTAAAGAATCAATCTCCCTCCTTTTTGAGATTTATCAGACGGGTACTACAAGCGCACTGGGTCACTCTGCTACTATTCCTGGTCGGAATTGGACTGCCGTTGCTTGCGTTTCAATCATTAGCAGTAGTTGTGCTGCAAGAACAAGGTGGGTTTGCCTGGGATAATGCAATTCTTTTGGCAATTCATACAACAGCAACGCCCCTGCTCGATCAAATTGCCAAAACTGTGACCAAAACAGGTGGCTTTCATGGCATTACGCTACTTACCACTTTTGTAGGGCTGATTCTGCTAGTACGTAAACGCTGGCGATCGCTACTCTACCTGGTTCTTACCCTGTCTGGGAGTGGAATGCTGAATCGGGTTGCTAAAACTGCATTACACCGAGTTCGACCTCATTTGTGGGAGCAACTTGAGCCAAAGCTAGGCTTTGCTTTTCCAAGTGGACATGCAATGGGTAGCATGACCCTAGTGATAGCACTGATTATTTTGACCTGGGGCACTCGCTGGTCGTGGCCGGTAATATTAGGTGGTAGTGCCTTTGTCGTGACGATCGCCTGGACTCGATTATATCTAGGTGTGCATTTTCCCAGTGATATTTTGGCGGGATGGATGGCTGCTATTGCCTGGTCGATCGGAGTCAGCCTTATAATTCATCCACACCTAAGTCGAACTAATGCTGTAGACGAAGTAGAAGCGACACCAGAAGAGTTGTCTCATAGCAATTAGCAGTTGTTAAGGGAGAACAGCTTATATAACGTCCGTGCCCACAAGCTTCTATCAATATATTGCAAAGTGCCAGCCCTAATTCCCTCGTGCCACTAACATCCATCGCTCTTGTGTCTTTAGCAAAGGGGTGTGAGACAAGCTGGGTTGAACTCAACGATTGATGTCAAAGGCACAGCATTCTTCGGCTTTAGTCCAATGCTAGAGCGCAATTGGACGTGAGGGATTGGGAAGATTGCGGATCTGGATCGGGATGGAGAACTGGAACCAGGCACTGGAAGAGAATGACGGGTTAGTCCGATCGCTATTCAGTTAAGAATTGCTCGAATATTTTAACAATTCGGGTTTGAAATCGTTTCTGATGTTTGAGCTTGAGAATCGGTTGCACAATCTCTAATGGATTGCCTTCTGGATCTACGACTGCGATCGCCCAAAGTGTTCCTAACTTGAGTTCCTTTTGAATCATTAGCTCTGGTAGCGCTGCCGCTCCAACGCCTTGTTCGACTACTGCTTTGACCATCTCACTGGTGCTTAGAACTAGGGCAGCTGCCAAAGGTAGTTCAATATGCCAACGCGCTAAAGCCTGCTCAAACATTTGTTGTGCGCCTGATCCTGATTCGCGCATAACCCAAGTGCTGGTCGATAACTCATGAGTCGCGATCGTGGGCTGTCCAAACCAAGGATGAGTTTGACCAACCACAATCTGCAAGCGCTCCTGACCAACGGATTCCGGCTGTAAATGTTCTTGACAAGACTGCTTCACTCCACCTGTGACCAGTCCAAGATCAAATCTTCCAAGCGCTGTGCCTTCTCCGATCTCTTCTGCATTTCCTAAAATGCAATGAACATAAATTCCTGGGTATTGCTGTTTGAATCGACTAATGCGATCGGGAAGCCAATAATTACCAACCGTCAAACTGCACCCAATTTTAAGTTCACCGCGTTGTAGATTGTTTAATTCTCTTAGTTGCCGTTCTGCAAATGCAACTTGATCAAGAATTTTCTGCGCCTCCACCTGAAGCAGTTGTCCCGCATCGGTGATTTCAATTCTGCGACCAATGCGGTGAAATAATTTGACACCATATTCTGCTTCGATCGTCTGGATTGCCGCACTAACCGCAGGTTGAGTAATATACAGAGTTTCGGCTGCACGGGTGAAATGCAACTGCTCCGCAACGGCTAAAAAAATTCGCAATTGTTCAAGTGTCATTTATGAATCGCGCATTTAGCCTTTGAGATACAAGTCCTTGATTGGTATTTGTTATATTACCTAAACTCGCATAAACTGATCAAGAAAGCGGAAAATTCCTTTGAAGTTGCTGTTTTCGTTAAGAAAGTAGATGCTTAAGCCGAATGATTGCAGGCTGGAAGCGTACTAAAAGTTACATATAGCCTGGACTTACTCGTTATATACTGTAACTTAATAGACAAATCGTAGATAATAAAGCCGTACCGCCGAAGGAGCCACACAGGATGGGAATTGAAGTTCAAAACGTCTCAAAGCGCTATGGAGCGTTTCATGCCGTCGATCAAGTCAGCCTCAGCATCAAAACAAATTCCTTGGTGGCGCTGTTAGGTCCTTCAGGTTCAGGAAAGTCAACGCTGCTGCGAATGATTGCAGGATTGGAACAGCCCGATGGAGGGCGAATTGCCTTGCTCGGACGAGATGCAACCTATACTGCAGTTCAGAAACGCAACATCGGCTTTGTATTCCAGCATTATGCGTTGTTCAAACATTTGACCATTCGTGAAAATATCGCATTTGCCCTAGAGCTTCGCAAAGCACCAAAAGCAAGAATTCGAGAGCGAGTTGAGCAACTGCTTGAATTAATTCAGTTACAAGGATTGGGCGATCGTTATCCTTCTCAGCTTTCGGGTGGACAACGGCAGCGGGTGGCTCTGGCGCGTGCCCTTGCAGTTCAACCCCAAGTTTTATTGCTCGATGAACCCTTTGGAGCACTAGATGCCAAAGTTCGCAAAGAGCTTCGCACTTGGTTACGGCACCTGCATGAAGAGGTCAGCGTTACGACGGTTTTTGTGACGCATGATCAGGAAGAAGCGATGGAAGTTGCAGACGAGATTGTGGTGATGAACCAAGGCAAAGTTGAACAGGTCGGAACCGCTACTGAAATTTACGACCATCCCGCAAGCGCTTTTGTCATGAGCTTCATTGGTCCGGTGAATGTTGTCCCGATTCACTCAGGGATTTTGCCGGAGAATGGGCGTGATGGACTCAAGTCCGATCGCATCTTTTTGCGCCCACACGATATCAAGATCGACTTGGCACCCTCGGCTGAAGCGGTTCCTGCGCGGGTTGATCGAGTTGTCCATCTCGGTTGGGAAATCATTGTGGAAGTTCGGTTGGAATCTGGAGAGTTGGTGACTGCCAATTTAAGCCGCGATCGATTTAACCAACTGCAATTGCGAGTGGATCAGCCGATCTACATCAAGCCGAAATCAGTGAAAACGTTTCCAGCTTATGCGTGAGAGATAAGCTCACTTTTCTCATTGCGTTGAGCTTTTACTCAAGCAAGTTAGGGGCCTCTATAGCAAGCCTAATTCATTTGTAAAATCAAAGCCATTCTGCCCTCACCCTAGCCCTCTCCCTGGGGGAGAGGGAACAAGAGATTTGGCTCCCTTCTCCCTAGGGGAGAAGGGTTGGGGATGAGGGCGGAAAGGTTTATAACTCAATTAGGATTGCTATAGTGCAGATCGTGGAACTTTCTCAATAGCTTTGTTTTATTGAAATTCTGCGATTTGCGCTAAACTACACTAAATCGAGCGAATAAGTGTAGTTTATATGCAAGTAAATTCTCAGATTTGTACACTTCTGGAATTGTCGTCCAAAGTCGAATATACATTGCTAGCGCTTCTAGAGCTTGCAAGCCACCGTGATCAGCCTTATCCACTGACCTCTGCTGCAATTAACGAAAAGCACGACATTCCTGAACGCTATCTTGAGCAGATTTTGGCAACGTTACGCCGAGGTGGTATCGTTCGGAGTCTGCGCGGATCGAAAGGTGGATTTGTCTTAGCGCATGATCCGCATGAAATCACGCTCCTAGATATCGTTACGCTCATGGATGGGGAGCGTAAACAGCGGAATATTGATGCTGCTCCTACGGTCGAGCGGAAAATCATTTACAAAATCTGGTATGAAAACAATGCGCGATCGCAGGAACTCCTCGGATCGACCACGCTTAAGGATCTCCTCCAACAGCGAGATGCGCTCCAGCATTCAAATCCGATGTACTATATCTAATCTGCGTACAGCGCTCAATCAGCGGCTCCTAATTAATTGATAACTCAAATCAACTGATTTCTCTGCAATGCTTTGAAATCGCTCTGAGCAAGATATGGCAATGCAGTCCTTCGATGTTGTTTCTATAAAATACGGTAATCCTATCGGTTTATCGCTCTCTCGCCATTTTCCTGCTAATATACGGTAAGTTTATCGGACTGCTTTGGGTATGAGAGAGTTGGAAAAAGAACAGGAAGCAACGACAGAGTTCAGCCTCCGAGGATTGTCTCTAAAAAAAATTCGGGGCTGGCTCTTATTCGCGATCGGTTGGTTGCTCTCGCCGCTGTGCTGGTGGAATGACCTGATTTTCAATCTGCCTGTCGCATATGGATTTGGCTATGTTTGCAGCCTGTTCTCTTCTAGCTGGGTATTGCCAGGAACGGTGATTGGATACTGGTTCTCAAATTTAATCGGAATTCTGCTGATGCAAGCAGGTGCGACCGACGTTTTTCAATCCCAAGAGCGGAATTTGAAGAAAGAACTGCTGTGGGGTGTCGTTTCTTCTTCGATTTTTACGATCGCGGTTGTTGTACTCATTCAGTTAAAAGTGCTTGATCTCCCTGGCATTGATACAACCCTGCTTCTGGGAGGTCAGTAGAAATGGACTACTTACTGCTAACTGCGCTCAGCTTTGCCGTGGGAATCGTCGTCGGATTGACTGGGATTGGTGGTGCATCGCTAATCACGCCCATGTTAGTGTTTATGTTTCAAGTGCCTGCCTCAGTTGCCGTGAGTTCGGATGTCGTTGCAGCAACCTTAATGAAGGTGATTGGGGGAGTCAAGCACTGGCGGCAGCAAACAGTAGATTGCGCGGCTGTGAAGTGGTTAGCATTTGGTAGTGTGCCGGGTTCGCTCTGCGGCATTGCACTATTGCACAAATTAAGGAATGTTGAAAGTTTAAATTTAGATGGATTGCTATTGCATCTAATTGGATATGCAATTTTATTAGTAACGGGAACTGCATTATTACAGTTGTTGTTAATGACTCTCGCACCCCAATATGAACTGCCGACTCTACCCAAGCTAGATTTAGAAACTTATAGCGGGCGGGGAAGCGCGATCGCGATCGGTGCAATTCTCGGTTGCATTGTGGGATTAACAAGCGTGTCTTCGGGTTCGATGTTTGCATTGGTGCTAATTGCTTTCTTTCAACTCGATGCCCGCAAATTAGTTGGAACCGATTTAGCTCAAGCAGCAATCTTATTAGGGTTTACCTCGATCGGGCATTTGACATTGGGAACCGTAGATTGGAGCTTAGTGCTTCCCATTTGGCTCGGCTCAGTCCCTGGAGTGTTGATTGGGGCAAGACTTTGTAAGCTAATTCCGCAACGCCCGCTCCGATTTAGTATCTATTTACTTTTGGTCATGGTGAGTTGGAAATTAGCACATACAGCTTAGAGAACTAGCATTGTACCGATTGAAGAGAAGCGATCAGTTATGACATCCTCATTACTTCGATACCAAACCTTGAATCGCGTTCGGTTACGCCTAGAAATTTCAGCCTCATATCATCAAGAACCCATTCTTTCTCGTTTAGTTTCAGATTTTAACTTAGTCGTCAATATCACAGGTGCTAACCTCGGTAAGAGTAATATTGGCGAAAGCTACTGCGATATAGAAATACGAGGAACACCCCAGCAAATTAGCCAAGGGTTGATCTATTTGAAATCACTCAATGTGCTGATGAGGGGAAAGCCTAACACAACTGAAGATGACTGGTATTAATAGTTAGCAATTTTTCTAGAACGCTTTCAGCAGTTCGTAGGTTTTGCTCTCGACTAAAATGTAAATCCCTAATCCAATTAGCACGAAGGGAACAATTCGATCGCCATAGCGGGTAATGAATTGTGCAATTGCAGGATGACGGCTCAACGAATTCGCAACTATACACCAAACTGCAATCATGATAAAAAACACAGCTACAGTGATAGCTAGAGTAATCGGAGTGCTATTGGCAAACAAAGGAACATAGCTACCAATATTGTCGCCACCGTTCGCGATCGTTACAGTGGCAACCTGATAGGTTTGAGGAGCCAGAAAAGACTGTGGCTTATGGGCTAAAACTTCTGAATGAACGGTTTGAAGCGTTGTTTCTTCTTTTCGGAAGAAATGACTGAACCCAATCGCAATGGGTAGGAAACCGAGCAAGCCGAGCCAAGGACGAGGAATCAAGTACCCTCCAAAAAATCCAGGCAAACTGGCGAGAAGCAAGAGTCCGAAGCCAAGATATTGACCAAACCAGATGTGTTTCGGACGGAGCCGATGATCAACCTGTGCGAAAAACAGCATCAGAATCAAAATGTCATCGAGATTGGTAGCAGCAAAAGCGGCGATACTAGTTGTGATCGCAATTCCCACTTCTACAGGTGTGATTGCGAGCGGATTGAAAAAAAGAGTTTGAAGCATGAAGAAAGCGTCGTCCGTATCTGTTGTATATTAACGGAAGTTCTCCTAAAGTTCGATGATTGCTGAACCTTCTGGATTCTGAAACATAACCCTTAAAGCATTGAAAGTGCCGAAGAAGAACTCACAAGACTCTCAAATTGCCTTCAAAGTCATCCTGGTTTTGCTCTGTTTGGCGTTGCTTTCAAGCTTCTTTGCGATCGTCAATGCTGGAGAGCGGGGTGTTTTGATGCGCTTTGGTGCAGTGCAAGAAATAGTCTTGTCAGAAGGCATTCATCCAATCCTTCCGATCGTTTACACGGTTGAGAAACTCAGTGTTCGGGTGCAAAGCCAGGAAATCTCAGCCGAAGCATCCTCTAGAGATTTACAAGATGTCTATGCTGATGTTGCACTCAACTGGCATATCGTCCCCACAGAAGTTCACCGACTCTATCAGCAAATTGGCAACAAGCAGGCGGTGATCGAGCGCATTATCAGTCCAGCGGTCGAAGAAG
Coding sequences within it:
- a CDS encoding TOBE-like domain-containing protein translates to MGIEVQNVSKRYGAFHAVDQVSLSIKTNSLVALLGPSGSGKSTLLRMIAGLEQPDGGRIALLGRDATYTAVQKRNIGFVFQHYALFKHLTIRENIAFALELRKAPKARIRERVEQLLELIQLQGLGDRYPSQLSGGQRQRVALARALAVQPQVLLLDEPFGALDAKVRKELRTWLRHLHEEVSVTTVFVTHDQEEAMEVADEIVVMNQGKVEQVGTATEIYDHPASAFVMSFIGPVNVVPIHSGILPENGRDGLKSDRIFLRPHDIKIDLAPSAEAVPARVDRVVHLGWEIIVEVRLESGELVTANLSRDRFNQLQLRVDQPIYIKPKSVKTFPAYA
- a CDS encoding cadmium resistance transporter; the encoded protein is MLQTLFFNPLAITPVEVGIAITTSIAAFAATNLDDILILMLFFAQVDHRLRPKHIWFGQYLGFGLLLLASLPGFFGGYLIPRPWLGLLGFLPIAIGFSHFFRKEETTLQTVHSEVLAHKPQSFLAPQTYQVATVTIANGGDNIGSYVPLFANSTPITLAITVAVFFIMIAVWCIVANSLSRHPAIAQFITRYGDRIVPFVLIGLGIYILVESKTYELLKAF
- a CDS encoding phosphatase PAP2 family protein; this translates as MVDFNLKNQSPSFLRFIRRVLQAHWVTLLLFLVGIGLPLLAFQSLAVVVLQEQGGFAWDNAILLAIHTTATPLLDQIAKTVTKTGGFHGITLLTTFVGLILLVRKRWRSLLYLVLTLSGSGMLNRVAKTALHRVRPHLWEQLEPKLGFAFPSGHAMGSMTLVIALIILTWGTRWSWPVILGGSAFVVTIAWTRLYLGVHFPSDILAGWMAAIAWSIGVSLIIHPHLSRTNAVDEVEATPEELSHSN
- a CDS encoding NIL domain-containing protein, with the translated sequence MTSSLLRYQTLNRVRLRLEISASYHQEPILSRLVSDFNLVVNITGANLGKSNIGESYCDIEIRGTPQQISQGLIYLKSLNVLMRGKPNTTEDDWY
- a CDS encoding Rrf2 family transcriptional regulator, whose translation is MQVNSQICTLLELSSKVEYTLLALLELASHRDQPYPLTSAAINEKHDIPERYLEQILATLRRGGIVRSLRGSKGGFVLAHDPHEITLLDIVTLMDGERKQRNIDAAPTVERKIIYKIWYENNARSQELLGSTTLKDLLQQRDALQHSNPMYYI
- a CDS encoding LysR family transcriptional regulator, with product MTLEQLRIFLAVAEQLHFTRAAETLYITQPAVSAAIQTIEAEYGVKLFHRIGRRIEITDAGQLLQVEAQKILDQVAFAERQLRELNNLQRGELKIGCSLTVGNYWLPDRISRFKQQYPGIYVHCILGNAEEIGEGTALGRFDLGLVTGGVKQSCQEHLQPESVGQERLQIVVGQTHPWFGQPTIATHELSTSTWVMRESGSGAQQMFEQALARWHIELPLAAALVLSTSEMVKAVVEQGVGAAALPELMIQKELKLGTLWAIAVVDPEGNPLEIVQPILKLKHQKRFQTRIVKIFEQFLTE
- a CDS encoding sulfite exporter TauE/SafE family protein gives rise to the protein MDYLLLTALSFAVGIVVGLTGIGGASLITPMLVFMFQVPASVAVSSDVVAATLMKVIGGVKHWRQQTVDCAAVKWLAFGSVPGSLCGIALLHKLRNVESLNLDGLLLHLIGYAILLVTGTALLQLLLMTLAPQYELPTLPKLDLETYSGRGSAIAIGAILGCIVGLTSVSSGSMFALVLIAFFQLDARKLVGTDLAQAAILLGFTSIGHLTLGTVDWSLVLPIWLGSVPGVLIGARLCKLIPQRPLRFSIYLLLVMVSWKLAHTA